One window of Hoplias malabaricus isolate fHopMal1 chromosome 16, fHopMal1.hap1, whole genome shotgun sequence genomic DNA carries:
- the usp47 gene encoding ubiquitin carboxyl-terminal hydrolase 47 — protein sequence METGPSGESQLVPREIESAAEEPRVLCIVQDTTNSKTVNERLTLNLPASTSLSKLFEDVAHKAGYVNGTFELAWGHLVEVTPLDQASVKSLVESGFEAGKRNFLQLRDKDGEQPQIASDESGTADSSGLDDSSHDRFIGPLPRDGTVGCSSDYSSPSYSYSSILNKSETGYVGLVNQAMTCYLNSLLQTLFMTPEFRNALYNWEFEESEEDPVTSIPYQLQRLFVLLQTSKKRAIETTDVTRSFGWDSSEAWQQHDVQELCRVMFDALEQKWKQTEQADLINQLYQGKLKDYVRCLECGYESWRIDTYLDIPLVIRPFGASQAFGSVEEALQAFIQPETLDGPNQYFCERCKKKCDARKGLRFLHFPYLLTLQLKRFDFDYTTMHRIKLNDRMTFPEELDMSPFIDLEDEKSPQTESCTDSGAENEGSCHSDQMSNDFSTDDGVDEGICLDSASAAERVLKPKSSLTFELFSVMVHSGSAAGGHYYACIKSFSDGQWYSFNDQHVCKITQDDIRKTYGGSSGSRGYYSSAFASSTNAYMLIYRLKDPSRNAKYLDVEDFPDHIKRLVQREKESEEQEKRQREIERNTCKIKLFCMHPLKMMMMENKLEVHKDKTLREATEIAYKMMDLESTVPINCCRLVKYDEFHEYLECSYEGEEDMPMGLLLGGVKSSYMFDLLLETRRPDQVFQPYKPGEVMVKVHVVDLKSETIAAPVSVRAYLNQTITEFKQLIAQATGLSAETMRVVLERCYNDLRLLYVPNKTLKAEGFFRSNKVFVESSDSDQVTFTDSLLWKLLDRHGNTIRLFVTLPEQSPGSLANRTCCHKVSGDSEDSFDGAKGSGQSVEAILEESTEKLKNLSLQQQQQTSSTSDSQKSSDHSDFEHIESPAAEPEGAAQPAPQVTSGSSTGGTASDPENQFPLEERSDSDVNNDRSTSSVDSDILSSSHSSDTLCNADSGPLPLANGLDSHSITSSRRSKAHEGKKETWDTAEEDSGTDSEYDENGKNKAESQYLYFRAEPYSQEDSAGDNQKCLLVHVDKRITLAAFKQNLEPFVGVTSTQFKVFRVYANNQEFESVRLNETLSSFSDDNKITIRLGRALKKGEYRVKVYQLLVNDPEPCKFLLDTVFAKGMSVRQSKEELIPQLRDQCKLDLSIDRFRLRKKTWKNPGTVFLDYHVYEEDINISSNWEVFLEVLEEPEKMKSMSQLAVLTRRWCPAQMKLEPFREVVLESSSVEELKEKLSEISGISLENLEFAKGRGTFPCDISVLEIHQDLDWNPKVSTLNVWPLYICDDGAVVFYRDSTEEPMELSEEERNELMKKESSRLLKTGHRVSYSPRKEKALKIYLDGGPTKDSGQD from the exons ATGGAGACGGGGCCGAGCGGAGAGAGCCAGCTCGTACCCAGAGag ATAGAGAGTGCTGCTGAAGAACCCAGAGTGCTGTGTATTGTCCAGGACACCACTAATTCCAAGACTGTCAATGAGAGATTAACCCTCAACCTCCCAGCTTCAACTTCCCTCTCCAAGCTCTTTGAAGATGTAGCTCACAAGGCAGGCTATGTGAATGGCACCTTCGAATTGGCATGGGGCCATTTGGTGGAGGTG ACTCCTTTGGACCAGGCCAGTGTGAAGTCTCTGGTCGAGTCTGGGTTTGAGGCGGGGAAGAGAAACTTCCTGCAACTTAGAGACAAGGACGGGGAGCAGCCTCAGATAGCTTCA GATGAGTCTGGCACAGCAGACAGCAGTGGACTGGATGACAGCTCTCATGACCGGTTCATTGGGCCTTTACCCCGGGATGGTACTGTGGGATGCAGCAGCGATTACAGCAGCCCTAGCTACTCCTACTCGTCTATACTCAACAAGTCAGAGACAG GATATGTAGGTTTGGTCAATCAAGCCATGACCTGTTATCTGAACAGTTTACTCCAAACGCTGTTCATGACACCCGAGTTTAGAAATGCACTCTACAA tTGGGAGTTTGAGGAGTCAGAGGAAGACCCAGTCACCAGTATTCCTTACCAGCTGCAGAGGCTTTTTGTGCTGCTGCAAACCAGCAAGAAGCGTGCCATTGAGACCACAGATGTGACACGCAGCTTTGGCTGGGACAGTAGCGAAG CATGGCAGCAGCATGATGTCCAGGAGCTGTGCAGGGTCATGTTCGATGCTTTGGAGCAGAAGTGGAAACAGACAGAGCAG gctgACCTTATAAACCAGCTGTACCAGGGCAAGCTGAAGGACTACGTGCGATGCCTGGAGTGCGGCTATGAGAGCTGGAGAATCGATACATACCTGGACATCCCTCTGGTGATCAGGCCTTTTGGAGCAAGCCAGGCTTTTGGAAGTGTG GAGGAGGCATTGCAGGCCTTCATCCAGCCAGAAACACTGGATGGACCCAACCAGTACTTCTGTGAGCGCTGCAAGAAGAAATGTGATGCCCGCAAG GGCCTTAGATTCTTGCACTTTCCCTATCTGCTGACCCTACAACTGAAACGTTTTGACTTTGACTACACCACTATGCACCGCATCAAGCTCAACGACCGCATGACCTTCCCAGAGGAGCTCGATATGAGCCCGTTCATTGACCTAGAAGATGAG AAGTCTCCCCAGACAGAGAGTTGTACTGACAGTGGGGCGGAGAATGAGGGCAGTTGCCACAGCGACCAGATGAGCAATGATTTCTCCACAGATGATGGTGTGGATGAAGGCATCTGCCTGGACAGTGCCAGCGCTGCTGAGAGGGTTTTGAAGCCAAAG AGCTCGCTGACTTTTGAACTTTTCTCGGTAATGGTACATTCTGGAAGTGCTGCTGGTGGGCACTACTACGCTTGCATAAAGTCCTTCAGTGATGGCCAGTGGTACAGCTTCAATGACCAACATGTCTGCAAG ATCACACAGGATGACATCAGAAAGACATATGGCGGATCCTCAGGGAGCAGAGGCTATTACTCCAGTGCCTTTGCCAG CTCCACAAATGCATATATGCTCATATACAGATTAAAAGATCCCTCAAGGAATGCAA AGTACCTCGATGTAGAAGACTTCCCAGATCACATAAAACGCCTTgtccagagagagaaagagtcagaAGAACAGGagaagaggcagagagagattGAGCGCAACACATGCAAG ATCAAGCTTTTCTGCATGCATCCTCtcaaaatgatgatgatggaaaATAAGCTGGAGGtccacaaggacaaaacactcagagaggcTACTGAAATAGCATACAAG ATGATGGATCTTGAGAGCACAGTTCCTATCAACTGCTGTCGATTAGTGAAGTATGATGAGTTTCACGAGTATCTGGAGTGTTCTTATGAGGGTGAAGAGGACATGCCCATGGGGCTGCTCCTTGGAGGAGTCAAGTCCTCCTACATGTTTGACCTTCTGCTGGAGACACGCAGACCTGACCAAGTGTTCCAGCCGTACAAACCTGGAg AGGTGATGGTGAAGGTCCATGTTGTGGATTTGAAAAGTGAGACCATTGCTGCTCCTGTCAGTGTCAGAGCATACCTGAATCAGACTATTACAGAATTTAAACAACTCATTGCACAG GCCACTGGGCTATCTGCAGAAACCATGCGTGTTGTCCTGGAGCGCTGCTATAATGACCTTCGGCTTCTCTATGTGCCCAACAAGACACTGAAAGCAGAGGGTTTCTTCAGGAGTAACAAG GTTTTTGTTGAGAGCTCAGACTCAGACCAGGTAACTTTCACTGACTCCCTCTTGTGGAAGCTCCTGGACCGCCATGGGAACACAATCAGACTGTTTGTGACCCTCCCAGAGCAGTCACCAGGCTCTCTGGCCAATAGAACTTGTTGCCACAAAGTGAGTGGTGACTCAGAGGACTCCTTTGATGGGGCTAAGGGTAGTGGCCAATCTGTGGAGGCCATTTTGGAGGAGAGCACAGAGAAGCTCAAAAATCTGTCActtcaacagcagcagcagaccTCCAGCACCAGTGACAGCCAGAAAAGTTCAGACCACAGCGACTTTGAGCACATAGAATCTCCGGCAGCTGAGCCTGAAGGTGCTGCCCAGCCTGCGCCACAAGTGACCAGTGGGAGCAGCACTGGAGGAACAGCCTCGGATCCAGAAAATCAGTTTCCCTTGGAGGAACGCTCTGACTCAGACGTGAACAACGACCGCAGCACAAGCTCAGTGGACTCTGATATCCTGAGCTCCAGTCACAGCAGCGACACTTTGTGCAATGCTGACAGCGGCCCCCTGCCTTTGGCCAACGGTCTTGACTCGCACAGTATCACCAGCAGCCGTCGCTCCAAAGCCCACGAAGGCAAGAAGGAGACATGGGACACAGCCGAGGAAGATTCAGGTACTGACAGCGAATATGATGAAAATGGCAAGAATAAAGCAGAGTCGCAGTACCTGTACTTCAGAGCAGAACCTTACTCACAGGAGGATTCTGCTGGGGACAACCAGAAAT gTTTACTTGTCCATGTTGATAAGAGGATCACACTGGCAGCATTCAAGCAGAACCTGGAGCCCTTCGTTGGAGTCACTTCCACACAGTTCAAGGTCTTCCGGGTCTACGCCAATAACCAGGAGTTTGAGAGTGTGCGACTCAACGAGACACTCTCCTCTTTTTCTGATGACAACAAG ATCACTATTCGGTTAGGAAGAGCGCTGAAGAAAGGGGAGTACAGAGTGAAGGTGTACCAGCTGCTAGTCAATGATCCTGAG CCCTGTAAGTTCCTGTTGGACACTGTATTTGCTAAGGGCATGAGTGTGAGGCAGTCTAAGGAGGAGTTAATACCCCAACTCAGAGACCAATGCAAGCTGGATCTCAGTATAGACAG GTTTCGACTCAGGAAGAAGACCTGGAAGAACCCGGGCACAGTGTTTCTTGACTATCACGTCTATGAAGAAGACATCAATATCTCCAGTAACTGGGAGGTCTTTCTTGAAGTTCTTGAAG AGCCGGAGAAGATGAAGTCGATGTCCCAGCTGGCCGTGCTGACACGCCGCTGGTGTCCAGCACAGATGAAGCTGGAACCTTTTCGGGAAGTGGtactggagagcagcagtgtGGAGGAGCTTAAGGAAAAG CTCAGTGAAATTAGTGGAATTTCTCTTGAAAACTTGGAATTTGCCAAG GGAAGAGGAACGTTTCCTTGTGACATATCTGTGTTGGAGATCCATCAGGATTTGGATTGGAATCCTAAAGTTTCCACACTTAATGTCTGGCCCCTGTACATCTGCGATGATGGTGCAGTGGTCTTTTACAG ggacAGCACTGAAGAGCCCATGGAGCTCTCTGAAGAGGAACGCAATGAACTGATGAAGAAGGAGAGCAGCCGACTGCTGAAGACTGGCCACCGGGTCAGCTATTCACCCCGCAAAGAGAAAGCCCTCAAAATCTATTTAGATGGGGGGCCAACCAAAGACTCGGGCCAGGACTGA